TGATCCTCGTCGCCCGCAACCGCGACAAGCTCGAGACCGCCGCCAAGGAACTCGGCGGGCACGGCACTGTCGTGCACACCGTCCCCGCGGATCTCTCCGCGCCCGACGCCCCCGCCCGGATCGCCGCACACGTCGGAAACCTGACCGATCGGGTCGACACCCTCGTCAACAACGTCGGCATCGCACACTTCGCCTCCCTTGCCGACACCACGGTCGACGAGATGAACACCATGTGGCACCTCAACGTCCAGGTGCCGCTGCTGCTGAGCCAGCAACTCCTGCCCGCCCTCGTGAACGCTCGGGGAAGCATCATCAACATCAGCAGCTACTGGGCCCGCAAAATGGTCGCCGGCCGTCATTCGGCCGCCTACTCCGCCACCCGCGGAGCGCTCAACTCCATGACCCGGGCGCTGGCCAGTGAACTCGGCCCCCAGGGAGTCCGCGTCAATGCCATCGCTCCCGGCGCTGTCCGCACTCCCAAGTACGAACGCTCCTATCTCGCCCTCATGACCGCAGAGGAACGCACCGCACACGACGAGCAGATCGAGCACTCCTACCCCCTGGGACGCCTGGGCACTGCCCAAGACATCGCCACCGCGGCCGTCTACCTGGCCTCGGGCCAGTGGACCACCGGCGCCATCCTCGCCGTCGACGGCGGACTCACCATCCGCTGACGTCTGCAAGATTCCTACCTGGCTCAACGCCGTGAACCACCAGGTCGCGGGCATCAGGCAGATGGTTCGTGCCGGGAACCCCGGGCGACTCGATGTCGTCGGCACGGCCGTTCTGTCGGTACTCGCCGGCTCCTTGATCACGTTGCTGCAGGCACACTCGGCCGGCCTGCCCGCCCCGGTCACGTTCGTCGTGGCCGCCGCCGGGGCGCTCGCCGCCGTGGGACTGTGGTGGCGTGTGCGTGTGCGCAGCACGCCCGACGGGCTCTCGCCCCGACGGGTGATCGCATCCCGCGGCTTCCTGGCGGCCGGGCTCATCGGCGGGACCGTCTTCGCCGGCTACTACGGGGTGCTGTTCCGCGCCCTGTCCATGATCGAGCAGGCCACGGGCGGTGGCCCCGTGGAAGCCGGTGTGCTCTTGGTCCCGGCCGCCGCCTGCTCGGTGCCGGCCGGACGGCTGGTCGGCACCTTGACCGACCGGTTCACCGGCTGGCAAGGTGTCGGCCGGGCCCCGGCGCTCACCGTCATCGGCGTGCTCGTGGTCGCGGTCTTCACCGGGCCGGTCCCGATCGTCCTCGGCACGGCCTTGGCCGTGTACGGGTTCGCCGGTGCCCAAGCCGTACCGGTGAGCCTCGCGCCGGAGCTGGTCGCCGCGGACGACCGCCACACCGCACAGGGCCTGCTCAGCTTCATGAACGTTCTGGGCGGCGGGATCGGTCCGGCCGCTGTCGCGGGTCTGTCCGGCATCGCGCCGGCGCCGATGGCCCTCGCGGTGCTTGCGGCACTCCCCCTGTCCGGATTCGTCCTCAGCCTGACCCGACGTCCTACCGCCGACCGCCGCCCCGAACCGGGTACCCCGCGTGGGAGCCCGCGCTGACGGTCCACCTGCAACTGATCCGACAACGCCTCGACCAGCAAGGAGCCTTGCCATGTCCGCCGAGCCATTCGAGGTCAGCATCACCGAAGCCGAGATCGCGGACCTGCGTGAACGACTGCGACGGACACGGTGGCCCGAGCGCGAGCCGGTGGACGACTGGTCACAGGGGCTGCCGCTGGCGTATGCACAGGAGCTGTGCCGCAGCTGGGCCGAGGACTACGACTTCGGGTTCGCCGAGCGGCTGAACGTGTTCCCGCAGTACCGCGACACCATCGATGGGCTGGGCATCCACTTCCTGCACGTCCGCTCGCCGGAGCCGGACGCGTTCCCGCTCGTGCTCACGCACGGGTGGCCGGGTTCGGTGCTCGAGTTCCTGGAGGTCCTCGGCCCGCTGACCGACCCCCGCGCGCACGGCGGTGACCCGGCGGACGCGTTCCACGTGGTCGCGCCGTCGTTGCCCGGGTACGGCTGGAGTGACAAGCCGTCGACGACCGGGTGGGGCATCACCCGCATCGCGCGCGCCTGGGACACATTGATGGTCTCGCTGGGTTACGAACGGTACGGCGCGCAGGGCGGTGACTGGGGCTCGGCGGTGTCCGCGGCGCTGGGCGAAGTGGCGCCCGATCGGGTCGCCGGCGTCCACCTGAACCTGGGATCCGTGGCGGCGGGCACGTTCAACGACCCGACGCCCGCGGAGCTGGCGAATCTCAAGGCCGAAAAAGAGATGCAGCGCACCGGCCGGGGATACTCGGCGATCCAGGCTACCCGGCCGCAGACGCTGGGCTACGGCCTCACCGACTCCCCGGCCGGGCAGGCGGCCTGGATCGCCGAGAAGTTCTGGGCGTGGACGGACAACAACGGCCATCCCGAGGACGCGTTGTCGCGGCAGACGATCCTCGACGAGATCTCGGTCTACTGGTTCACCGCGTCGGCCACGTCGTCGGCGCGCCTGTACTGGGAGAGCTTCGCCAACTTCCGGGACAAGGTGACCGCGCCGTCCGGGCTGTCGGTCTACCCACGTGACATAACCCGCCCGTCGAGGCGGGAGGCCGAGCTGCGGTTCACCGACCTGCGCTGGTTCGAGGAGCTGCCGCGCGGCGGCCACTTCGCCGCATTGGAGCAGCCGGAGTCGCTGGTCGAGCAGATACGTGGATTCTTCCGCCTGTTCCGCTGACGGTCCGCCCCCTGGGAAGCCCGCGCCCAGGAGATGGTCATGTCCGTCCCCCGGGTCAACGGCACAACGACGGCCGCGTACCGCGTTCTCCTGAATGGCCAGTTGCGAGGATTCTGCGAACGGCCCGCGAGTGATCACGTTTCGGCAGGTCGCCGTTCGCAGAAAACCTCTCACAACCAGGGCGTTGTGCCCAACGGTCCTGAGAGACTGCCTGGTGGACCGTGGGCCCGGTCAGGCCGTGAGTGCGGCGCAACGCACCGAATGCCCCAAGTGTGAAGCTCCGGCCGGGAGTCCGTGCCGCGCCCGGAGCGGGAGATGCGCGACGAAGTACCACACACCGCCCGCTTCACCCTTGTCCCCGCACTCCGCGAAGAACTCGACGTTCCCGTACCCGACGACCGCGCCCCGGGACTGACCTGGACGCCGGGCCCGCCTGTCGAGGACGCCCCGCCGAGCGCCGCCGCGAAGCCGATCCGGATCGGTACGCCCGCTGCTGGACCGCCCAGCAGGAACCCCAGTCCCGACTCGATGCGCCGAGTGCGAGCGTGTCTTCTCCGAGAAGATCGGATACGTGCCTCAGCCGTGGTCCCGCACCGCAGCGAGGC
This is a stretch of genomic DNA from Streptomyces rubradiris. It encodes these proteins:
- a CDS encoding SDR family NAD(P)-dependent oxidoreductase — protein: MPEHRTTSRIAVITGGSEGLGLAIADALARDGAELILVARNRDKLETAAKELGGHGTVVHTVPADLSAPDAPARIAAHVGNLTDRVDTLVNNVGIAHFASLADTTVDEMNTMWHLNVQVPLLLSQQLLPALVNARGSIINISSYWARKMVAGRHSAAYSATRGALNSMTRALASELGPQGVRVNAIAPGAVRTPKYERSYLALMTAEERTAHDEQIEHSYPLGRLGTAQDIATAAVYLASGQWTTGAILAVDGGLTIR
- a CDS encoding epoxide hydrolase family protein encodes the protein MSAEPFEVSITEAEIADLRERLRRTRWPEREPVDDWSQGLPLAYAQELCRSWAEDYDFGFAERLNVFPQYRDTIDGLGIHFLHVRSPEPDAFPLVLTHGWPGSVLEFLEVLGPLTDPRAHGGDPADAFHVVAPSLPGYGWSDKPSTTGWGITRIARAWDTLMVSLGYERYGAQGGDWGSAVSAALGEVAPDRVAGVHLNLGSVAAGTFNDPTPAELANLKAEKEMQRTGRGYSAIQATRPQTLGYGLTDSPAGQAAWIAEKFWAWTDNNGHPEDALSRQTILDEISVYWFTASATSSARLYWESFANFRDKVTAPSGLSVYPRDITRPSRREAELRFTDLRWFEELPRGGHFAALEQPESLVEQIRGFFRLFR